One part of the Sphingobium yanoikuyae genome encodes these proteins:
- a CDS encoding YggT family protein, with amino-acid sequence MAYALYQTIVILLDVLWWIIIIQAVMSWLIAFNVVNMGSDFVRTVMVALDRMTAPIYNPIRRVMPDLGALDLTPMVVLLGILIIRQAILPPLFSSLM; translated from the coding sequence CAGACCATCGTCATCCTGCTCGACGTGCTGTGGTGGATCATCATCATCCAGGCCGTCATGAGCTGGCTGATCGCCTTCAACGTCGTCAACATGGGCAGCGATTTCGTGCGCACCGTGATGGTCGCGCTCGATCGGATGACGGCGCCCATCTATAATCCGATCCGCCGGGTCATGCCGGACTTGGGCGCGCTCGACCTGACGCCGATGGTCGTCCTGCTGGGCATTCTCATCATCCGCCAGGCGATCCTGCCGCCGCTCTTCTCCAGCCTGATGTGA
- a CDS encoding DUF167 family protein: MTGWRRDGDDLILAVRLTPGATREDVGGRWIDEHGAHWLSARVRAVPEKGKANAALIALLAKRLDWPRGAILLESGDTNRLKRLRIQGGAQALDRLTAIIETWIDAT, from the coding sequence CTGACCGGGTGGCGCCGGGACGGGGATGACCTCATTCTGGCGGTCCGCCTGACGCCCGGCGCCACGCGCGAGGATGTCGGCGGGCGCTGGATCGACGAACATGGCGCGCACTGGTTGTCCGCCCGCGTGCGCGCCGTGCCGGAAAAGGGAAAGGCCAATGCGGCGCTGATCGCGCTGCTGGCCAAGCGGCTGGATTGGCCCAGGGGCGCGATTTTGCTGGAATCGGGTGATACCAACCGGCTAAAGCGATTGCGGATACAGGGCGGGGCGCAGGCGTTGGACCGGCTGACCGCCATCATCGAGACATGGATAGACGCGACATGA
- a CDS encoding Cif family virulence factor, which translates to MTGRGALLALSLVMLVAAKPPMRYQPDPSSVIAAEIAFNRLAQQKGQWTAFRETAADDAVMFVPQRVVAKDWLKKQADPPASVSWSPSIVYVSCDGLLAASTGNWKRPDGSVGYFTTLWRRDKKGRWQWILDHGDRLATERDAPEFLTGKVATCKRGARPEGPPPAKGEAPPVPQDDSLIWSADVATDGSRRVTVRMWNGTGYDVVIDDKVGAPS; encoded by the coding sequence GTGACGGGGCGCGGCGCGCTCCTCGCCCTCAGCCTGGTGATGCTGGTCGCGGCCAAGCCGCCGATGCGTTACCAGCCCGATCCCAGCTCGGTGATCGCAGCCGAAATCGCCTTCAACCGGCTTGCCCAGCAAAAGGGGCAATGGACCGCCTTTCGCGAAACGGCGGCGGACGACGCGGTGATGTTCGTGCCGCAGCGGGTGGTGGCGAAGGACTGGCTGAAAAAGCAGGCGGACCCGCCGGCCTCGGTCAGCTGGTCGCCCTCGATCGTCTATGTCTCCTGCGACGGCCTGCTCGCCGCCAGCACCGGCAACTGGAAACGGCCGGACGGATCGGTCGGCTATTTCACCACCCTGTGGCGGCGCGACAAGAAGGGCCGCTGGCAGTGGATCCTCGATCATGGAGATCGTCTGGCGACCGAACGGGACGCGCCGGAATTTCTGACCGGCAAGGTTGCGACCTGCAAGCGCGGCGCGCGGCCCGAAGGTCCACCCCCGGCAAAGGGGGAGGCGCCGCCGGTGCCGCAGGATGACAGCCTGATCTGGTCCGCTGATGTCGCGACCGACGGCAGCCGCCGGGTCACCGTCCGCATGTGGAACGGGACCGGCTATGATGTGGTGATCGACGACAAGGTGGGGGCGCCGTCATGA
- the folD gene encoding bifunctional methylenetetrahydrofolate dehydrogenase/methenyltetrahydrofolate cyclohydrolase FolD, whose amino-acid sequence MTIGKIIDGKAFAAGLRDKVADGVAAFVEQTGRKPGLAVVLVGEDPASSVYVRNKGKMTVAAGMESLEFKRPDSIGEDDLLDLIEELNHDDRVDGILVQLPLPRHIDEAAVIAAIDPAKDVDGFHVVNTGRLATGQEALVPCTPLGCIMLLKDELGDLSGMEAVVVGRSNIVGKPMAALLLAENCTVTIAHSRTRDIASIVHRADIVVAAVGRAEMVKGEWIKPGATVIDVGINRVVDTEDGKGRIVGDVATAEALSHVRAITPVPGGVGPMTIAVLLRNTLVAAHARAGLAKPEGL is encoded by the coding sequence ATGACGATCGGCAAGATTATCGACGGCAAGGCTTTTGCGGCTGGACTGCGGGACAAGGTGGCCGATGGCGTCGCCGCCTTCGTGGAACAGACGGGCCGCAAGCCGGGCCTGGCCGTGGTGCTGGTGGGGGAAGATCCCGCGAGCAGCGTCTATGTCCGCAACAAGGGCAAGATGACGGTCGCGGCCGGCATGGAAAGCCTGGAGTTCAAGCGTCCCGACAGCATCGGCGAGGACGACCTGCTCGATCTGATCGAGGAACTGAACCATGACGACCGGGTCGATGGTATCCTGGTTCAGCTGCCGCTGCCCAGGCATATCGATGAAGCAGCGGTGATCGCCGCGATCGACCCGGCCAAGGATGTCGATGGCTTCCATGTCGTCAATACGGGGCGCCTCGCCACCGGGCAGGAGGCTTTGGTGCCCTGCACGCCGCTCGGCTGCATCATGCTGCTGAAGGATGAACTGGGCGACCTGTCGGGCATGGAGGCGGTCGTGGTCGGTCGCTCCAACATCGTCGGCAAGCCGATGGCGGCGCTGCTGCTGGCCGAAAATTGCACCGTCACCATCGCCCATAGCCGCACCCGCGACATTGCCAGCATCGTCCACCGTGCCGACATCGTCGTCGCCGCCGTCGGCCGCGCCGAAATGGTGAAGGGCGAATGGATCAAGCCGGGCGCGACGGTGATCGACGTTGGCATCAACCGCGTGGTCGATACCGAAGATGGCAAGGGCCGGATCGTCGGCGATGTCGCCACCGCCGAAGCGCTGTCGCATGTCCGCGCCATCACCCCGGTGCCCGGCGGCGTCGGCCCGATGACGATCGCCGTGCTGCTGCGCAACACGCTGGTTGCCGCCCATGCGCGTGCGGGCCTCGCCAAGCCGGAGGGGCTGTGA